One Mycosarcoma maydis chromosome 9, whole genome shotgun sequence DNA window includes the following coding sequences:
- a CDS encoding uncharacterized protein (related to pyrimidine 5-nucleotidase), translating into MAIQDNSAERGSNYASGEASNSAKVVKAKPSTSGYPTKALSKDAVSSSNAQLRGQPHALRAVTSSESKDTLPLRSGSGSVSRVQTTSATSRAPSAHNANLANKDTCTNGGKLKSIKKSSGATDAVVEAPPSSSLHHTDASTSTDGLAALASRIGFEPRAISGLPDASLRTNEAIVWLDIDNTLYKRSTRIADLMAERIRAYFHGMGLSEEEAKALHTSYYKTYGLAIRGLVKHHQIDPLDYDRKCDASLPLEDILRPDHQIKRLLTDLDRTRVRVFALTNAYIYHADRVLRLLDLADQVEGIVYCDYAVPDFACKPELDYYRAALLAVQASPTTRNYFVDDSSLNIVAAKELGWHSCIYFREKDEPLPPLPPNDADQQRAASFDIATWKPTVAAHQSSLVASSGFDEEAIRREFEKLPSHLRIQLLGIILNACLPGDIAAMSRTLEKHLRSTRDIVSGLPDSVALKIFEKLPIQDLLRCRHVSKKWHSLAATPDLWRSHALALTEADPVKLEAPSDPQGWEPLVKGLFFRERNWAKGLAQTIQRLEGHTGFVTAMKLKGRKTLVSGSYDETIRVWDISTGHCCKVLRAKAISCLDFLLDEGVLCAGLYDTGRVLVWDMRSWDLIQTLSGHNRGIRNVAINQHYLVSVGQDKAIVVWDWRTGTKIVRFGQQSNVSLGVSLVDKNKLVAVTVDGMIRCFDIPRREMIGQFQLTKLGGPELGLGARLGDLASGSSMLEWFAAHGNTMTVASKNVVVHLEWHEHVVRVQETQAALTADGLRRSASSRLSNAGGMTTSTLSPLRARRDSTMSNASSTAMSPSASLAVRSRRDSNTSTTSSTSGIGQTRSPRRTIATGSSRSNTTPARAGRASLGATPNFETSTVSPLSTPSRPSPRAITKRVGGPAPWPLATAEVGASGQTSDTSTPRRISTSMSVTSLNFPSTPDTELDAEAEADTVTPEEFVAGANDKTDPDAATSNATRIAPDLSTAPKVVSILDTPDVAVGCVDPTKRRIVASTRFSSRTGAERKLYASSLPFDHGKTSTQLSRSAAVGDTVSAANGDSAEITADQHKRGTSPDAAAALEASPGVAPCITVPIRGAWETQSADLATPARNPMAMELDHESVVIGSADGLIYRIHFVGSEYGPETLADGSSKADESGDRVSVTPGVGDATITDLLQLRQVWGEIMVPENQPNHPGRLKRNFLKDLGLK; encoded by the coding sequence ATGGCTATACAAGACAACTCTGCTGAGCGTGGCTCCAACTATGCGTCCGGCGAAGCTTCGAATTCAGCAAAAGTCGTGAAAGCAAAGCCGAGCACTTCTGGATACCCTACAAAAGCACTCTCCAAGGACGCAGTATCGTCTTCAAATGCACAACTTCGCGGACAGCCTCATGCCTTACGCGCGGTCACAAGTTCTGAATCAAAAGACACACTTCCCCTccgcagcggcagcggcagcgtcAGCCGCGTCCAAACCACATCAGCTACGTCCAGAGCCCCATCTGCCCACAATGCCAATCTGGCCAACAAGGACACCTGTACCAATGGCGGAAAGTTGAAAAGCATCAAGAAATCAAGTGGTGCTACTGATGCGGTCGTCGaagcaccaccatcatcatcgttgCACCACACGGACGCAAGTACGAGTACAGATGGCCTCGCAGCTCTCGCCAGCCGCATAGGTTTCGAGCCACGCGCCATCTCTGGCTTGCCAGATGCGTCCCTTCGCACCAATGAGGCCATAGTTTGGCTCGACATCGATAACACCCTCTACAAACGAAGCACAAGGATCGCCGATCTCATGGCAGAACGCATTCGCGCCTATTTCCACGGAATGGGGCTcagcgaagaggaggcAAAGGCGCTTCACACTTCCTACTACAAAACCTACGGTCTCGCCATTCGTGGTCTTGTGAAACATCATCAGATCGACCCTCTCGACTATGACCGTAAATGTGACGCCAGCTTGCCCCTCGAAGACATCTTACGACCGGATCATCAGATCAAGCGCTTACTCACGGATCTTGATCGCACCCGTGTACGCGTGTTTGCTCTTACAAATGCATACATATATCACGCTGACAGGGTCCTTCGtttgctcgatctcgccgatCAGGTCGAAGGTATCGTCTACTGTGACTACGCCGTCCCTGACTTTGCTTGCAAACCCGAGCTGGACTATTATCGCGCAGCTCTTCTGGCTGTCCAAGCTAGTCCCACCACACGCAATTATTTCGTGGACGATAGCTCACTCAATATTGTAGCTGCCAAAGAGCTAGGCTGGCACTCATGCATCTACTTTCGAGAGAAGGATGagccgctgccaccgctACCACCAAATGACGCCGACCAACAGAGAGCTGCTTCTTTCGATATCGCCACCTGGAAGCCAACGGTAGCTGCACACCAGTCTAGTCTCGTTGCAAGCAGCGGCTTTGATGAAGAGGCAATTCGTCGCGAGTTTGAAAAGCTGCCATCGCACCTGCGCATCCAATTGCTGGGGATCATTTTGAACGCATGCCTTCCAGGCGATATTGCTGCCATGTCAAGAACGCTTGAGAAGCATCTACGATCGACGCGCGACATCGTCAGTGGTCTCCCGGACTCAGTAGCGCTCAAGATCTTTGAAAAGCTCCCTATACAAGACCTCCTCCGTTGTCGCCATGTCTCGAAGAAATGGCACTCGCTCGCAGCAACGCCTGATCTATGGCGATCGCATGCATTGGCCCTGACCGAGGCGGATCCCGTCAAGTTGGAGGCTCCTTCCGACCCACAAGGCTGGGAACCGCTGGTCAAAGGCCTCTTCTTCCGCGAACGCAATTGGGCCAAAGGTCTGGCGCAGACTATCCAGAGACTCGAGGGGCACACGGGCTTCGTGACAGCGATGAAGCTCAAAGGGCGCAAGACACTCGTATCGGGAAGCTACGATGAAACTATTCGGGTCTGGGACATTTCTACCGGACACTGCTGCAAGGTGCTACGTGCTAAAGCTATCTCCTGTCTCGATTTTCTCTTGGACGAGGGCGTTCTGTGTGCCGGACTGTACGACACGGGTCGCGTGCTGGTATGGGACATGAGGAGCTGGGATCTTATCCAGACGCTTTCCGGTCACAACCGTGGCATCCGGAACGTGGCTATCAACCAACACTATCTTGTCAGTGTAGGTCAGGACAAGGCGATTGTTGTGTGGGATTGGAGGACAGGCACAAAAATCGTCCGATTCGGTCAGCAAAGCAATGTTTCGTTGGGCGTTTCGCTCGTCGATAAGAACAAGCTGGTCGCCGTCACGGTGGACGGCATGATCCGGTGCTTCGACATACCACGCAGAGAGATGATTGGTCAATTCCAGCTGACCAAACTCGGAGGCCCGGAGCTTGGGCTAGGCGCACGGCTGGGTGATCTTGCCAGCGGATCTTCGATGCTAGAGTGGTTCGCTGCTCATGGAAACACGATGACGGTCGCGTCCAAGAATGTGGTGGTACATCTCGAGTGGCACGAGCACGTGGTCCGAGTTCAGGAGACGCAGGCTGCCCTCACAGCTGATGGGCTTCGTCGGAGTGCCTCTTCGCGCCTCAGCAACGCAGGTGGCATGACAACATCGACACTGAGCCCGCTTCGCGCGCGTCGCGATTCGACCATGAGCAACGCTAGCAGTACAGCGATGTCTCCTTCTGCCAGCTTGGCGGTGCGATCTCGACGCGACTCGAACACTAGCACCACATCATCAACTAGCGGTATTGGGCAGACGAGGTCGCCGCGTCGTACGATTGCGACTGGATCGTCCCGGTCAAATACAACCCCTGCACGGGCTGGCCGAGCGTCGCTGGGCGCTACACCGAACTTTGAGACTAGCACGGTGTCTCCACTTTCCACGCCCTCGCGACCTAGCCCACGTGCCATTACAAAACGCGTTGGCGGTCCTGCACCATGGCCTCTGGCGACTGCAGAAGTTGGAGCCAGTGGACAGACCTCGGACACATCGACCCCAAGACGGATCAGCACATCAATGTCGGTTACCTCTCTGAACTTTCCATCCACTCCCGATACTGAGCTTGAcgccgaggccgaggccgaCACTGTCACACCTGAAGAGTTTGTCGCTGGTGCAAATGACAAAACTGACCCGGACGCTGCCACATCGAACGCTACTCGCATCGCTCCGGACCTGTCTACGGCTCCAAAGGTTGTCTCGATCCTGGACACGCCAGAtgttgctgttggctgCGTAGACCCAACTAAGCGTCGCATCGTTGCCTCCACACGCTTCAGCAGTCGTACAGGAGCCGAGCGAAAGTTGTACGCCAGCAGTCTACCCTTTGATCACGGTAAGACTTCGACACAGCTTTCTAGAAGCGCTGCTGTCGGCGATACGGTTTCAGCTGCGAATGGTGATTCAGCCGAAATTACGGCCGACCAGCACAAACGCGGTACCAGCCCTGATGCTGCGGCCGCTCTTGAAGCGTCTCCTGGAGTTGCGCCATGCATCACCGTTCCGATCCGAGGAGCATGGGAGACGCAGTCCGCCGACCTAGCTACACCAGCACGAAACCCTATGGCGATGGAGCTGGACCACGAGAGTGTCGTTATAGGCTCTGCAGACGGACTGATCTACCGCATCCATTTTGTCGGCTCAGAATACGGACCCGAAACGCTGGCCGACGGCAGTAGCAAGGCTGATGAAAGTGGAGACAGAGTCAGCGTGACGCCGGGTGTGGGAGACGCCACGATTACCGATCTGCTACAGTTGCGACAAGTGTGGGGAGAGATCATGGTGCCTGAGAATCAGCCGAATCACCCAGGTAGACTGAAGAGGAATTTCTTGAAGGACTTGGGCCTCAAGTAA
- a CDS encoding uncharacterized protein (related to YOP1 - Ypt-interacting protein) yields the protein MAAQAQQLQQKVEYFIAQIDKELSRYPALKKFEQTVPVPKAYAAIGAFGIFTLFVFFNIAAGFLTNLLGFFVPAYFSLKALESPQPQDDIQWLTYWVVFGMFTFLETFINIVLYYVPWYYTIKTLAIVWLMLPQTQGAKMVYSKVIRPAFLTTQKTVHQANASTPAAPAETH from the exons ATGGccgctcaagctcagcaacTCCAGCAGAAGGTGGAATACTTCATCGCTCAG ATCGACAAAGAG CTTTCCAGGTACCCCGCTCTGAAGAAGTTTGAGCAGACCGTCCCCGTCCCCAAGGCCTACGCTGCCATTGGTGCTTTCGGTATCTTCACTCTT TTCGTCTTCTTCAACAT TGCCGCTGGCTTCTTGACCAACCTGCTGGGCTTCTTCGTTCCCGCCTACTTctcgctcaaggcgctcgagagCCCCCAGCCCCAGGACGACATCCAGTGGCTCACCTACTGGGTCGTGTTCGGCATGTTTACCTTCCTCGAGACCTTCATCAACATCGTGCTTTACTACGTCCCCTGGTACTACACCATCAAGacgctcgccatcgtctGGCTCATGCTTCCCCAGACCCAGGGCGCCAAGATGGTCTACAGCAAGGTCATCCGACCCGCTTTCCTCACCACCCAAAAGACCGTGCACCAGGCCAACGCAAGTACTCCTGCTGCTCCCGCCGAGACCCACTAA
- a CDS encoding uncharacterized protein (related to UGA4 - GABA permease - also involved in delta-aminolevulinate transport): MASPNGSSYSNDVKASSSSEIIQPSSNVVAGEVPATSAAAESAGRGTGKIHLSKDFIEQADAELLAALGYKQEFKREFSSIEVFGIAFSIMGVAPSIASTLIYSLPSGGPVSMVWGWFVGCFFIAFTGLALGDLASSMPTSGGLYYWTYALSSPKYRRFLCWTVGYANTLSTTSAVASIDWSVAIMILAAVSVGTDGRYVPTDAQTYGVYIGVLIMHALLTSIGTRALARFQTVATVLCGGLAIAICIVLGTTTPNEYRNTASYAFTGWYNESGWSSAGAFFLAFMTPAWTIASYDSCVHISEEASNAAKAVPMGIFFSIVSSGLLGLGIMIALTFNMGTDLAPIINSDYGQPMATIILNSCGKTGFIVIWVFMVIVNFMMGASMNLASSRQIFAFSRDGALPFSGWVYRINSYTLTPVNSAWWSAACSAVFCLLGLVNEVAVGAVFSLSVIGASIAYTIPIVARLMAPHKFKPGVWYLGDFWSKIVAWVAAIWLVFISIIVCMPSYIPVTGAADMNYACVVTGATFIFSTAWYYWPKYGGVHWFEGPKSNIDDEDVAAHQVAHQLQEQEDTNKAKSQQQELNQTVLVEDFKE, translated from the coding sequence ATGGCGAGCCCTAATGGATCGTCCTACTCAAACGATGTCAaggcttcgtcgtcatcggaaATCATCCAGCCGTCCTCCAACGTTGTCGCTGGCGAGGTTCCCGCCACCAGCGCTGCCGCCGAGAGCGCTGGTCGTGGAACAGGCAAGATCCACCTTTCCAAGGACTTTATCGAACAAGCCGACGCCGAACTGCTCGCCGCGCTCGGATACAAGCAGGAATTTAAGCGAGAGTTTTCTTCCATTGAAGTGTTCGGGATCGCTTTCTCGATCATGGGTGTCGCACCTTCGATCGCTTCCACCCTGATCTACTCCCTGCCCAGCGGTGGGCCGGTGAGCATGGTGTGGGGCTGGTTTGTCGGATGCTTCTTTATCGCCTTTACCGGGTTGGCGCTAGGTGATCTGGCTAGTTCGATGCCTACTTCAGGTGGATTGTACTACTGGACGTATGCGCTGTCGAGTCCCAAGTACAGGAGGTTCTTGTGCTGGACCGTGGGGTATGCGAATACCTTATCGACAACCAGCGCTGTAGCGAGCATTGACTGGAGTGTAGCCATCATGATCCTGGCTGCGGTGTCGGTCGGCACGGATGGAAGGTATGTGCCTACAGATGCGCAGACGTACGGAGTCTACATTGGCGTTTTGATTATGCATGCGCTGTTGACTTCGATCGGCACGCGCGCTCTAGCACGTTTTCAAACCGTCGCCACGGTCCTCTGTGGTGGACTGGCGATCGCCATCTGCATCGTGCTCGGCACTACCACTCCCAACGAATACCGCAACACGGCTTCGTACGCCTTTACGGGCTGGTACAATGAATCCGGTTGGTCTTCAGCCGGTGCGTTTTTCCTTGCTTTCATGACCCCGGCTTGGACCATCGCTTCGTACGACTCGTGCGTCCACATCTCGGAGGAGGCCTCCAACGCAGCTAAAGCCGTCCCCATGGGCATCTTTTTCAGCATCGTATCCTCTGGTCTCCTGGGTCTCGGCATCATGATTGCACTCACCTTTAACATGGGTACTGATCTGGCACCCATCATCAACTCGGATTACGGTCAACCGATGGCCACCATCATTCTCAACAGTTGCGGCAAGACGGGCTTCATTGTCATCTGGGTGTTTATGGTCATCGTCAACTTTATGATGGGGGCTAGTATGAACTTGGCTTCCAGTCGACAGATTTTCGCGTTTAGTCGTGACGGTGCGCTTCCGTTCTCGGGTTGGGTCTACAGGATCAACAGTTACACCTTGACGCCCGTTAACAGCGCTTGGTGGTCGGCAGCGTGTTCGGCGGTCTTCTGCCTGTTGGGCTTGGTCAATGAGGTAGCTGTTGGAGCCGTGTTTTCGCTCTCGGTCATCGGCGCGAGCATCGCATACACGATCCCCATCGTAGCACGCTTGATGGCACCGCACAAGTTCAAACCGGGCGTATGGTACCTCGGCGACTTCTGGAGCAAGATTGTCGCCTGGGTAGCAGCGATCTGGTTGGTGTTTatcagcatcatcgtctGCATGCCAAGTTACATTCCTGTTACCGGTGCAGCAGATATGAACTATGCGTGCGTCGTCACCGGCGCAACGTTTATCTTCAGCACCGCGTGGTACTACTGGCCCAAGTACGGCGGCGTACACTGGTTCGAGGGTCCCAAGAGCAAtatcgacgacgaagacgtcGCAGCACACCAAGTCGCCCACCAACTCCAGGAGCAAGAGGATACGAACAAGGCCAAATCCCAGCAGCAAGAGTTGAACCAAACCGTGTTGGTCGAGGACTTTAAAGAGTAG
- a CDS encoding putative aldehyde dehydrogenase, with protein MDSSHGTTSRSPEPVTISTPTGNQWQVPSGIFINNSFHASVSGKTFDSINPATGEKLCTLALGGAADIEAAVKAARTAFKTTWGKKSTPTQRSQLLLKFADLVDKNLDELAELESMDNGKPVWMASSFDVPDSAACLRYYGGLADKIEGKTIEQTEGEKIAYTRIEPLGICGQIIPWNYPIQMAAWKLGPALAAGNCVILKPAEQTPLTALKLAQLSVQAGFPAGVISVVNGYGAEVGEAISRHMDIQKVAFTGSTATGKRIMKAAAESNMKKVTLELGGKSPVVVFESADIQQAVRWVCLGILFNQGQDCTAGSRLFVQDRIYESFMEQLVAAFKAHKVGDPFHQLTFQGPQVSQQQQEKILDMIESGKRQGAKVEVGGQAWKSADSKFNKGFFVEPTIFSGCRKGMRIVDEEIFGPVLAVAKFSTEEEAIRLANETVYGLGAGVFSENASQIQRMVSAIDAGTVWVNNYVALSNSVPFGGMKASGFGRELGVDAIKAYCDVKAIHWNYGEKLDWPLPKL; from the coding sequence ATGGACTCATCGCATGGTACAACAAGCCGTAGCCCCGAGCCGGTTACCATCTCGACTCCAACAGGCAACCAGTGGCAAGTTCCGTCGGGCATCTTTATCAACAATAGCTTTCACGCGTCGGTCTCTGGCAAGACATTTGACTCGATCAATCCGGCCACGGGCGAAAAGCTCTGTACGCTCGCTCTTGGTGGCGCTGCCGACATTGAAGCAGCCGTGAAGGCAGCTCGAACTGCATTCAAGACGACATGGGGCAAAAAATCGACGCCTACGCAACGAtcacagctgctgctcaagttTGCTGACCTGGTGGACAAGAACCTCGACGAACTGGCCGAGCTGGAAAGCATGGACAACGGAAAGCCTGTttggatggcgagcagcttcgacGTTCCTGATTCTGCCGCGTGTCTGCGCTACTACGGTGGCTTAGcggacaagatcgagggCAAAACCATCGAGCAGACCGAAGGAGAAAAGATCGCCTACACGCGCATCGAGCCGCTTGGTATCTGCGGTCAGATCATCCCGTGGAATTATCCCATTCAAATGGCTGCTTGGAAGTTAGGACCCGCGTTGGCAGCGGGCAACTGTGTCATCCTCAAGCCCGCCGAACAGACGCCGTTGACAGCACTCAAGCTTGCCCAACTCTCGGTTCAGGCTGGTTTCCCAGCCGGTGTGATCTCGGTTGTCAACGGTTATGGTGCCGAAGTGGGCGAGGCAATCTCGAGGCACATGGACATCCAAAAGGTGGCCTTCACCGGTTCTACTGCCACGGGCAAGCGTATCATGaaggctgctgccgagagCAACATGAAAAAGGTTACGCTCGAACTTGGCGGAAAGTCGCCCGTGGTGGTGTTCGAGAGTGCCGATATCCAACAGGCTGTGCGATGGGTCTGCTTGGGAATCCTCTTCAATCAAGGCCAAGACTGCACCGCTGGCTCGCGTCTCTTTGTTCAAGACAGGATCTACGAGAGTTTTatggagcagctcgtcgcagCTTTCAAGGCTCACAAAGTAGGCGATCCATTTCACCAGCTTACATTCCAGGGACCTCAAGtcagccagcagcaacaggaAAAGATCCTCGACATGATCGAATCAGGCAAGCGACAGGGcgccaaagtcgaggtTGGCGGTCAAGCGTGGAAGAGCGCAGATTCCAAATTCAACAAGGGCTTCTTTGTTGAGCCCACCATCTTTTCTGGATGTCGCAAAGGGAtgcgcatcgtcgatgaAGAGATCTTCGGGCCCGTTCTGGCCGTAGCCAAGTTCAGCacggaagaagaagcgatcCGACTTGCCAACGAGACCGTTTACGGTCTAGGAGCTGGCGTCTTCTCCGAGAATGCCAGTCAAATCCAGCGTATGGTATCGGCGATCGATGCAGGCACCGTATGGGTGAACAACTACGTGGCGCTGAGCAATTCGGTGCCATTCGGTGGAATGAAGGCGAGTGGATTCGGTCGAGAGCTCGGTGTGGATGCCATCAAGGCCTACTGTGATGTCAAGGCGATTCACTGGAACTAtggcgagaagctcgatTGGCCGCTTCCCAAACTGTAA
- a CDS encoding uncharacterized protein (related to peroxisomal amine oxidase (copper-containing)) — MSSTQSDSFNPSGPARQTGLQLDRHPLDPLSAQEIAAVSLIVRSHFAARTSVKAIKFCSSLLIPPVKAAVLYALGLPLPRDAQLDDRKALQMLSRRAEVQLIDVVTGDAYEVNVAIANDLPLPGRDGKYAPSTADALGKVESIKKLDVGVQPGLTPEEVNEAESIVRADPRIIAIAREVGIEPENLWADGWSLGYDDRFDKSLRVQQCLVYARKSEHENMYAHPMDFYPVLDCNAGKVIAIDFPGHRDPVTGKLSTPNGTTKPGPLTMDADQALAYSGRKRIPPPMESFDYLPELMALDPKMPPLRTDLKPLHVVQPQGVSFKLNGNELEWQKWKMHIGFHPRDGLVLSTISYNDKGNVRPIVYRMSVAEMVVPYASTEHPHPRKFAFDVGEYGMGTLANSLKLGCDCLGTIHYLDGHYVALDGSPTAVENAICIHEEDAGIAWKHTDYRPGGKVRSARGRKLVVQMICTIANYEYIFAYMFHTDGSIQLETKLSGILNLYVKDREEPNPYGVEVAPQVNAHYHQHIFALKIDPMVDGCENTVIQTDCEPTPAPTGSDRNYLGNGFVTVKTPINVSGGYDWDWSRHRTWAIYNTNKKHYAAGLPVGYKIHTRDWEPLALQKDSMVAQRAEFTKHSLWVTKFDEDRLWPAGKYVPQQRGTAPDSIGHWANEKNKVDDEEITVHAIYGITHIPHAEQFPVMPVEHLNVWLKPANFFDFNPAQDLPALNDPFSKSAFGSNTGKPQLEVQSNAPAPASSGSAASTGGCCSSKKSANVSVPQPRQGISLSAPSKGASRSASAAPSHPQSCACCASDGSSRL, encoded by the coding sequence ATGTCGTCCACTCAGTCAGACTCTTTCAATCCCTCGGGAccagctcgccaaactGGCCTGCAGCTTGATCGCCATCCCCTCGATCCGCTCTCCGCTCAAGAGATCGCCGCGGTTTCGCTCATTGTTCGTAGCCACTTTGCTGCACGCACTTCGGTCAAGGCCATCAAGTTTTGCAGTTCGCTCCTCATTCCTCCCGTCAAGGCTGCTGTGCTCTACGCACTCGGCCTGCCGCTTCCCCGTGATGCCCAGCTCGATGATCGCAAAGCGCTCCAAATGCTTAGCCGACGCGCTGAGGTGCAGCTCATTGACGTCGTCACCGGAGACGCCTACGAGGTCAacgtcgccatcgccaacgacCTTCCTCTCCCCGGCCGAGACGGCAAGTATGCTCCTTCCACCGCCGATGCTCTCGGCAAGGTTGAGAgcatcaagaagctcgatgTGGGAGTTCAGCCAGGTCTCACCCCCGAAGAGGTCAATGAAGCCGAAAGCATTGTGCGAGCCGACCCGCGCATCATCGCCATTGCTCGAGAGGTTGGCATTGAGCCTGAAAACCTCTGGGCTGATGGCTGGTCGCTCGGCTACGATGATCGTTTCGACAAGAGTCTCCGCGTCCAACAATGCCTTGTCTACGCTCGAAAGAGTGAACACGAAAATATGTATGCTCACCCCATGGACTTTTATCCTGTTCTCGACTGCAACGCCGGCAAGGTAATCGCTATCGATTTTCCTGGTCACCGAGACCCAGTAACGGGCAAGCTCTCTACGCCCAACGGTACAACCAAACCTGGCCCGCTTACCATGGATGCGGATCAGGCGCTAGCTTACTCTGGCCGTAAGCGTATCCCTCCTCCCATGGAGTCGTTCGACTATCTGCCCGAACTCATGGCACTCGACCCCAAGATGCCTCCTCTCCGAACCGATCTCAAGCCGCTTCACGTTGTACAGCCTCAAGGTGTCAGCTTCAAGCTCAACGGCAACGAGCTCGAATGGCAAAAGTGGAAGATGCACATTGGCTTCCATCCTCGTGATGGCCTTGTTCTCTCTACAATCAGCTACAACGATAAGGGCAACGTTCGTCCAATTGTCTACCGCATGTCGGtcgccgagatggtggttCCCTACGCTTCCACAGAGCACCCTCATCCGCGCAAATTTGCCTTTGATGTCGGAGAGTACGGCATGGGTACGCTCGCCAACAGTCTCAAGCTCGGATGTGACTGTCTGGGAACCATTCACTATCTGGATGGCCACTATGTCGCCCTCGATGGCAGCCCCACCGCAGTAGAGAATGCCATCTGTATTCATGAGGAAGATGCTGGTATCGCATGGAAGCACACCGACTACCGACCTGGCGGAAAAGTGCGTTCGGCTCGCGGTAGGAAGCTGGTGGTGCAGATGATCTGCACCATCGCCAACTACGAGTACATCTTTGCCTACATGTTCCACACGGACGGTAGCATTCagctcgagaccaagctTTCGGGTATTCTCAACCTCTACGTCAAGGATCGGGAAGAGCCTAACCCATACGGTGTCGAGGTGGCGCCTCAGGTAAATGCGCACTACCACCAGCACATCTTTGCTCTCAAGATCGATCCCATGGTGGACGGTTGTGAGAACACGGTGATCCAGACCGATTGCGAGCCAACACCGGCACCCACCGGATCGGATCGCAACTACCTCGGCAACGGCTTCGTCACTGTCAAGACGCCGATCAACGTTTCGGGTGGCTACGACTGGGACTGGTCCCGCCATCGAACCTGGGCCATCTACAACACAAACAAGAAGCACTACGCTGCCGGCTTGCCGGTTGGCTACAAGATTCACACACGCGACTGGGAGCCATTGGCGTTGCAGAAGGACTCGATGGTGGCACAGCGAGCAGAATTTACCAAGCACTCGCTATGGGTGACCAAATTCGACGAGGACAGACTTTGGCCGGCCGGCAAGTACGTGCCTCAACAGCGCGGAACCGCACCGGACTCGATCGGTCACTGGGCTAACGAAAAGAACAaggtggacgacgaggagatCACCGTACACGCCATCTACGGCATCACGCACATCCCTCACGCCGAGCAATTCCCCGTGATGCCCGTAGAGCACTTGAACGTATGGCTCAAGCCAGCCAACTTTTTTGACTTCAACCCCGCACAGGACCTGCCAGCCCTCAACGATCCCTTCTCGAAGAGCGCATTTGGTAGCAATACGGGCAAGCCTCAACTCGAAGTCCAGTCCAACGCACCTGCTCCGGCGTCAAGCGGGAGTGCAGCTTCAACaggaggctgctgctcgagcaagaagtCTGCCAACGTTTCGGTTCCTCAACCAAGGCAAGGTATCAGCTTGTCGGCTCCATCCAAGGGTGCGTCCCGCTCggcatctgctgctccttCCCACCCACAgagctgtgcttgctgcgctAGCGACGGCTCAAGTCGTCTGTAG